The DNA segment attttgtggtgcaacaaaaaaatgcaTGAAGCTTTAAGGACACATTGCaccaaaatacatatttagaaaGCCGGTTCCCCACTTGTGGGTACTTATTGGGTGTATTTTCTACCACCTGGACTATCGTTAAACAACTTGTCCCAAAACTTCATTttatcattttgaaaattcttagTCAGAACCAGCTTTTTCCCAATATCCAAAACATTTATTTCCTCTTTGGTCGTTGGCTTCCAAAGTACTCCCAACAGTTCATCATCTTCCTGCGGAGTGGGATTACCGTACTTGGCAAAATTAGTCCACATCCTCACGATTCGTCTCATCGCCATTTCTTCACAACTGTTTTTCATAATCTTGGGTGTggtaaaacctttaaacaAGTAACCGATGTCGTCACTGTGAAGACAGCCTGAAGATCAGAGAGTAAACGCTATAAACAGTTTCAGTTCTAAACAGCGTACCTGGTAGGTTGATCCCAAAGAATTCTTTCAAATAATTCAGTTTTGTCTCCACGGAGATTCTGTAAAAGTAAACTGGAGGTTCTGAGACGTCAGCTTTATTAATCGCGGTGACGTAAATCCCATAGATAAAGCCACAGTCAGCTAGTGCctacaaaaacaacaatagaattgtttttaagttaaaaaaattaagtggtACTCTTTTGATTCTGTACTGACCTGATCCACCTTCAAGACATTTTTCTTGGTCGCTTCTTCGTCTcctaaataaaactttttaatctttAGGGCAACAGCTTTACACTCTTCTGTTTCTTTCTGATATCCGAAGTTCCAAGGAACCATCTCCTCGAAAATGTCTAGTTCGCCATCTCTGAAAAACGTAAAATGCAAGGTTTCGGCTGTCACAAAGCCTGTCATGAACGGGACTGGATAATTCTTTTGTGCGATCATCAAATCGAAAGGATGCTCGACTAGAAAGGCTTCTTCATTCGGATCTTCGATCACAAAACCAAATTGTCTATGGAGGTGGGGAAATGGTATCTAGAATGACAGAGTTGTTGAATGGAGACGCGTTGTAAAACACAGACCAATACATCATAAATATTCTCTTGGATTTTAAGAATTTCTTCACCAGATAGTACCATCAAGCGCTCGAAGACGGTTTCTTCACTCTCTCCGTTTAAATTCATCACAGACGCCAGTTGTTTGACACCTCTTGTCCCTAACGCCCACGGATTCAAAGCGCTTCCACTCTGACCAATTGCTTTATGGAACAAACCTCTACTCATCGGGGACAAAGTTAAAAGGTGGAAGGCGGCAGCACCCGAGCTTTGACCAAAAATTGTGACGTTATTGGGGTCGCCGCCAAACTGGCGAATATTCTTTTGGACCCATTTCAAGGCCATCACGATGTCTTTCAACCCAGCGTTTCCTGGTACTCCCAGAGTGGGGTTATCCAAAGAGAGGAAACCCAACAGCCCTAGTCGGTAATTGATGGTAACGACTACCACGTCTTCGGTGATTAAAAAGTCCGGACCGTACATTTCCGCGCTTCCAGATCCAAAAACGAACATGCCGCCATGGATCCAGAACATTACTGGATGGAACGCTCCAGACTCATTGTGTAGCTGAAATTTTGGCAATTATCTGATTGTACTCATGTTATAAATTGTATGTTTACGTTCTTAGTGTAGACGTTTAAATACAAACAATTTTCGCTTCCAATGAGTACGTTTCTTTTGAAGGGGTGACGTCCGAAGGATGGACTTCCCTCTTTGGTGGCGGCCAGAATGCCACTCCATTTTTCGGGAGCTACAGGAGCCTGGTGGAACCAGTTCCAAAAAGATTATTGTGTAACAAGCAAAATATACGAAGACTTGAAATCTGTACCTTGAATCTCAGCTCTCCAAGAGGAGGTTTGGCGTACGGGATTCCTTGAAACTTGAAGTACTTGTTTCCTCCGTAGTCTGTAGCTATTGATCCATGCAATTTTCCTTGGTGAATTGTCACTTCTGGTAGATTCATTTCTGTAAAACGCTTGAAGAAAACTGAGAGATTTTCCTGGCGTTTGCATTAATGAATAATAGCTTTTTGCTCATTTCTactcaattaattttgttgttttgtaatgaagtaaatgtattaaaaaagaCTTCATTAAAAGAATGCTTTCCTGTCGACGTCTCAAGACTTTCAAGATCAAGATCTCGTTTTCTTACAAACAACAGCCTCTCAACTTGAATCGACagtctattttttcttgaCATCTAGAATTCCTAAAGGGACCATTATCTGTCGGCGTCACTTAGCAAAAGTAATACACTTTGCAGatcataaaaagaaaattgaaatgttttgtaaaacataACTAGTTTGACAACAAGGTTGGTGAGTCTTAATAAATATGGATGAACTAATGGACTTTTGAATGTGTGACAAGTACTTGATTATAACCACATATTGCAAAAACTTATCTGCAACACATTGTATGGTAAATTTATTTCGCACCTAAATAGTTTCactagtagaaaaaaattgagttTGGGTAAAGCAAGTGATTTGAGAAACTGgaattagttatttacatacgggatgtgaattttccgggacaaaaaataagttttggGCACGATGGCGCAGCCGAGTGCCGTATTAGTTGGAGCGCCGGAAAACACTTctcgtacgacatttgtattagaatTTTCGGCTGACTaaagtattaaatttttaaaaaatcaagattaattttattgtagaatttcacatcatcaataaataatcgaatgctgtggaatcaattccttgacgacgggtgaccgctcatttgtttttttccaagcAAATTATTTGTTGTGTTTATTAGGCTAAATTTTCACTGTTAGTGcttgaaaatttgattttggtgtGTTAATCgactgaaaaaaatgtctagcTCAGATGGTGAGTTAAATGTGACACCAGAAACAGTACGACTAGCGGCAGAAGGATTAAATTCTGAATTGTTATcagaaaaatcgaaaaaacgCTATACTTATAGGACAGTTgaatcgaaggtaaaataacaagacttagggccagtttatagaaagagaattaaatatttaattccctTTCAGTAAACTGacccctaattttttttatcatagtAATGTCATAAGTGGTGaaattttgtcggaaacattttgaGATTGTGCGAGTTTGTTGCACTCGAGTAAATCAATCGTCAAATTTTGCCAGGCAAAATTTTACCACGAATGGTATTTGGAGGActatttcatgaataaaaacgtttctgttcattcattttagacaaatttttgactttttattcCAGTGTCATATTAaacctgttactatgacaaaaATTTTGCCATCTGAAAACCCTCTAGCTTTGCGATTTCACTGGACCATACTTCTATCTTCGCGATTTCATTGGACCATAGGGTCTGGCAAAACTTTGATTAGATTAATTTTTCcagttgaaattttgtattaattgttGAGTGACGGAATATGATTGGTTGAAACAACTATGAATGAAATAgtcggataaatttttcaattttacgagttgaatttgggcatttttattctggttagacCCGATAGCTTTAGCTGGAGGGTTTattaacctttgaataaaaatgcccaaatatcaacgagtaaaattgtctaaagcaaaaatgtttaagtgaaaattaacatatttatcagatattaaaaattatatcgcgttatttttggcaaaattaattccagaccacaaactttaacattaagtaattatttatttataattcagttattaaaagacaattattaaaaacaatttgagaatctgacaggagtagtatgcaattttaatcacttttgacagatgacaaagtagtaggacgtttttatcgcgataaacatttttgattggatgaacacgcacgtttgatatacgtgggaattaattattttaaacagtgGTATGTGacaaagttaattaaaaaaatgttgtgttgcAGCTGCAGCTCAAACAGTTGGTGAGTTGTCACAAATTTCAACACAGTGCTTTAACCTGCTTGAATTTTTAGCAGTTGCTTCCAATATAACCACCAATATTGACAGTTCCATCAGCAGTGCTGACAAGAATATGACCATAACTGAAGCACCAATACAATATATTGACGTCCAACTCGGAAGTAATAGAATTGACAGTAACCAAATAATTCCTAGGTTGTTATAATAATGTTGCAATTTATTATTGTACTTAACTACTAATTCCTGGTAAAAACGAATAATCGTTCTGCAGATGAATACAAAATGCTGAGCTTAGAATCTTTAGTATATTTTCCAGTTACTCTTTGGCACCAACAGCTAGTACTAGATAAAGTAGGTattgtcgcgagcaataaattttggtagtcaatgtcatttcaaaatttggttagattgtcacaaatttaaaaaatttccctgcctgattaagTGATTATGCgtacgtcaacaaagtgtcaaaaaatttagaaaaaaattacaattacgtgatgtcatacaacatgatgataggttatgatatttatagtctttgccaaagccaaataaccaccaacacttCATTCTACCCaaaaaatcaaccggcaacgttgtacacttagatttgattggtctagcatcctagtaatatcaaaattgccactatacacttagtgtaattttgttttcaccaacataattcaacaggtggtggttatttgggtttggcacggcctatacgactgttttacaatggagcattttcgattgggtcaaagaatgaccttgatgACCAacatttattgctcgcgactgtacataaaACGATTTTAAGACCATTAGATCAACTTTtgtggttttgttttattgtgtaattttgcagatttttacgaaataacaattgtcaaactttttgacatacggtgctgccaacccgataggttgtattttcccttGCTCCCTTGATCTAAAGTGTAAGATAACGGTGTATTTCCCAGTTTGGGAGGCCGAAAAGTTAGATTCAGTACCACCTCAATGAAGTTGGTTGCAAATCTACAGGTGCTATAGACCAATAGCTTCAGTACTCTTAGTACCTAGGGTTgtattttaagtaaaaaagaCTAGTCTTAGAGTAatttgcagatattttaataagtTGTACTCCAACAAAAACATTCATGATATTTTAAGAACATAAACATTGTACCAAATTATTTAGAGTACCACTTCCACATCTATAGGTACTTATTGGGTATATTTTCTACCACTTGGACTCTCGTAAAACAATTTGTcccaaaatttcatttcatcattttgaaaattcctaGTCAGAACCAGATTTTTTCCAATATccaaaatattgatttcctcCTTGGTCGTCAGGTTCCAAACTACCCCCAAGAGTTCATCGTCCTCCCGTGGAGTGGGATTACCGTACTTAGCAAAATTAGTCCACATCCTCACGACTCGTCTCATCGCCAAATCTTCACAACTGTTTTTCGTAATTTTGGGTGTGGCAAAACCTTTAAACAAGTAACCGATTTCGTCGCTGTGAAGACACCCTAAAGGTCAAACAGTAAAAGCGAGAAATACTTTCAGTTCTAAACGAAGTACCTGGCAGCttgatatcaaaaaattctttcaaataattcaattttgtttCGGCGGAGAATCTGTAAAGATACACTGGAGCTTCTGGGAACCTTGTATTATTAAGCGCAGCGACGAACATCCCATAGATCACACAAGGATAAGTGAACATCTgccaaaagacaaaaacaacaatggaGTTGGTTTTTAGATGTAAATATTGAATGGTACTCTCTGTACTAACCTTATCAACTTTCAAGATATTTTTCTTGCTGGCTTCTTCGTTTCCCAAATAAAACTCTTTGATCTTTTGAGCAACAGCTTTACTCTCTTCTGTTTTTTCCTGATAACCGAAGGTCCAAGGAATTGCCTCCTCGTAAGTGTCTACCTCACCATCCTTGAAAAACACAATGTGCATGGTTTCAGCTGTCGTGAAGCCTGTCATGTACGGGACAGGATAATTCTTTTGCGCCATGATCAAATCCAAAGGATGCTCGACTAGAAAGGCTTCTTCATTCGGATCTTCAATGACAAAACCAAAGAGTCTATGGAGGTATGGATATGGTATCTGGAATGACAGAATTGTTGAACGAAGAAGCGTTGTTAAACAGAGAATAATACATCAAAAAAATTCCCTTGGATTTTAAGAATCTCTTCACCAGATAGCGCCATCAAGCGATTGAGAACGGTTTCTTCACTTTCTCCTTCTAGTTTCATCATGGACGCCAATTGTTTGACACCTCTTGTACCTGCCGCCCACGGACTCAGAGCGGTACCACTCGACCCAATTGCTTTATGGAACAGACCTCTGCTCAGCGGGGACAAAGTTAAGAGGTGGACGGTGACGGCACCAGAACTTTGACCAAAAATTGTGACGTTGTTGGGGTCGCCGCCAAACTGACGTATATTTTCGTGGACCCATTTTAAGGCCATTACAACGTCCTTGAACCCAGCGTTTCCTGGTACTCCAAGAGTGGAGTCCTCCAAACAGAGGAAACCCAACAGTCCTAGTCGATAGTTGGTGGTCACGACTACCACGTCCTCGGTGATTAAATAGTCTGGACCGTACAATTCTGTGCTTCCAGATCCGAAAACAAACAGACCGCCGTGTATCCAGAACATTACTGGATGGAGAGCTCCAGATTCATTGGATAACTACAATATTGTCAGTTCTCTAATTATTGTACTCAGGTTACAAATATTATATTTACGTTTTTAGTGTAAACGTTTAAATACAAACAATCTTCACTCCCTACGACTACGTTTCTTTTGAAGGGGTGACGTCCGAAGGATGCACTCCCCTCTTTGGTGGCAGTGCGAATTCCACTCCATTTTTTAGCTGGTACAGGAGCCTAGAGCAAGAATTTAAAATGCATATAGTAcctgtaataatttttatttcacttgAAACACCTTGAATCGAAGTTTACCAAGAGGGGGCTCAGCGAATGGGATTCCCTGGAACTTGAAGTATTTTTTTCCTGCAAAATCTGTTGCTGTGGAACCACGTAATTTTCCTTGTTCAACTGTAACTTCTGGAAGATCCATTTCTATCAAATCTTGGaagaaaactgtaataaaCTAGATAGTCACGCTATTAATATAATATCATAACTGTACATacgtacatttattttatataattaatattacttaTGTTTTACATGTAATTAAGAACTGACGACTAACTGAgactaaattacaaaaattaaagtatTTACCTCGaggttttatatttaataacagaTAAATTATACCTATAGATTATAACAAGGGTCATAGGTATACTCGTTTTAATTTCGATAGACgaattaataacaatttttttaaagtgcaAATTATAGAAATTGGTATCCCACAAGCTTTGTCTTTGTGACTATGACAGcgttatttcaaaatttattttgcctAGGAAAAAATGATCATATTTGCATATTTTCGTTCTCACAGTCGGAAATATACACCACGTTAATTAGAATTAACATTAGAAGAAATTGTGAAACAACACTTATAATCTAGGACCAAACAATcgatataaaattaattttgcttgatcGGGAAAGAAATTCTCCCTAAAAAGTACCACTACAGTACTATTTTGGTTCAGATATAATTTGAAAGGACCcacaataaacaaaatagaGAATCAAGAAGGTACAGGACGATATGgacgtaaaaatgttttaaaaaatgtctgcAAGatgttatattttgaaaaagaaacaaactCTTGGATTATCTCTTTAATTGACTTCAGTACTGTAGgttcataaataaaacactaacattaaacaataatatttaattaattttattaaaaaatatcctgggacatccaccatttttgcacaACATTTATGTGGCGTTTTGCCAACTAGCgttagaaataaaattattcagtGTTTTGCACTTAATTTGGCGCAAAACATGATTTTAGTATCCATTTTTCTCATTCGGTCACAGAGATATCGCCACTTCTGTTGAAAAAATTTCTACTTGGCTCTACCATTTTTGTACATTACTTCTTTGGCGCTGTCTCATCTCATAACAGAGATAAAGCTGTACGTTTTTTGCGTTGTATTGGCTGCACTTCACTCCTTAAGATAACATTTTTAGATTATACCCGACTTAATCGTCCATAGCGATATCGCTACTTCTTTGCGCCTCCATCGTTTGTGCaaaatttacacattttgaaagGCACATTTGAGTTCGACAGATGCAATTTCCTGCATTCAATGTGACATAGTTAAATCTATAAAATACGTGTTTTACTCTGGATGGTCACTGAGATATcgataattttgttaaaaatttcccggcgcctccaccatttttacacAATTTCTGTTTCCGCAACTAGATTTAGGATTGAGTTACGCATTTTCGCAGTCTATTCACCACACCCAAGTCTATAAAAcggaatttgaatttcactTGACTGAATCAGTCACAAAAATATCGTCAATATTGTATcgggtatttttttaaatttcacctcgtagtagacaagagttgattgtgaacgcgctATACAGGTTACGTACCACGCATCaggtgtttaaatcttacgtttcacacgagtggtgcgttcacaagcgactcttcaatgcctaCTACGAAAAAACACTCGATATAATACATTTCTCGGCGCCTCCACAATTTTGGCAAAATATTCAATAACTCAAGTCATATTCTAAGCACGATAATGCAGTTTTTTGCACTCAATTTGTCACAATCGAGTGTATAAAATACAGTTTTTGGCCTGctcaactctaaatgacaAGTTTACACGttttgaacagctacggtatcttgatttttacacactaaccaACTTTCTGTCactttaccgcacggagtgtgtaaactaacacgaaaattttaacttttcagAAAGTGCAAAAAAACTATGTATTAgtttatcataaataaagtccatttatactAAAATAAGATATCGCTACCATTGAGCCGTTCAGATAACTTTCTGCCATTTCATTATaatcaaatgtcagtctttgacaggttttactaaattttggGTTACaagttacaacaaatttcaaatttgagaaaacgaggAATGGATCAGCGGCCAAAAAGATTATTACATTACTAATCCagtaggctacattttacgTCACttggtttttgttaaaactcCCTCTTCACAGTCGTGTTTCAATCGTGGCACATTtgtgattaaaaaaacattattgtcttaataacaatttttaatttttgtgttatttttttcaactgtaCAAACTTTGCATTGGTTTAAAAACCGAAGACTGTTGTGTTGCAAGGATCTCATTCAAACTTGCTAATATCGCGTGTTTTTTGAATCCTATATGTAAGCCTGCAGTAGTTGAAACAAAGTAAGTTAACCTGAtctactttttatttattttgaagaaatggTGAACAAGAACAATAAACCAATAATAAATCGCTCTCCCTGTATTATTTGATTCTATTCCCTACCCGCAGCCCCAACCTGGTACAATTTATTCCAAGATTTCATTCTATCGGCTTCGAAATTTTTAAGAAGCGTTAGCTTTCAGAAACTCCAATTCTTCGTCCGTACCGGTCTCCAAGTCACATTTAACAATTTGTCGTACCTGAAAGACCTAGGTTTGCCGAATTTGGCACAATTAGTCCACAAATGTACAACCCGTGTTTTCGATGTTGCCAGGTTCAATTTTAGGTGTCCCGAAATTTTTAAACAGGTAACCGATCTCGTCGAAGTGACAACATACTGAAAGTCAATGTGTAAGTATCTAAAAAACGTGTCTAGACTTTAACAGTGCAGCTGGTTCGTCTATACTTAATAATTCCTTCACGACATTTAACTTGGTTTGAATGGAGGCCTTGTACAGATAAATAGAGACATCTGAGGCGAGAAATTGTTTCATTATAGTCAGATAGATTCCATAGATGAAAGTAGCGTCTGCATAGAGCTAAAAAAATTCGACCACGAGTAGTACCAAGAAATTCGAATCTGATACTAACTTGGCATTTTCTTCCTAAATCTATCTCACTCGGTTTTTCATGTCCAAAGTAAAATTTCTTTCTAGCCTTGGTCGCAGATTTACTTTCTTCGCTTCCTTTCGGATAACCGAAATtccaagaaataattttttcgtagCTGTCTCCAGTTTTACCATCGCTGTAAACTAGGAAAGGTACTGCTTTTCCAGTAGTGCAACCAATCATGAGCGAAACATATTCGCAGATTTCGGAGTGGATGATGTCGAGAGGATCTTGAACTAGAAATGGTTCTTCCTGTGATGGGTTCTCGAGTACCAAACCCTAAACCCTTTGATCGCACGTAACATAATCTTGAAACAGTAATTCAATAGTGACAGCAGACGCATCGGTACTTACACTTCTTCTCCTGAGAGTTGCATCAAACGCTTGTAGACGACTTCTTCGCTTGACCCAACAGATGTGCTATATTGGTAACACCTCGCTTCCCTTGGACCCACGGATTCAGGGCGCAGCCGCTCTGgaagataaaatttgttatataTTTTGGAAATCAAAGGTATTTCAGTGTTTCAGTtgtattttagtttataattatttctaaTGTAGTGTTGATGTTGAAATAACTACAATAAAAATCTTCTTGCTCGTTTGTAATTTCTGATAGACTCCTTTTAATCGCTTGTAGTAAAAATGATCAATCTAAGTCAGTATTTTCGCGGTAAAACTGGttgttattatattttatttaattaacacTGAAATAGATCAGTTAGGaattatattaaaagaaatagaaagaaaaaaaaaaaggaaaaaagcaAGTAAACTGCGATTTTAATTTGATACTAAATTACGTA comes from the Tenebrio molitor chromosome 9, icTenMoli1.1, whole genome shotgun sequence genome and includes:
- the LOC138138564 gene encoding uncharacterized protein, with amino-acid sequence MDLPEVTVEQGKLRGSTATDFAGKKYFKFQGIPFAEPPLGKLRFKAPVPAKKWSGIRTATKEGSASFGRHPFKRNVVVGSEDCLYLNVYTKNLSNESGALHPVMFWIHGGLFVFGSGSTELYGPDYLITEDVVVVTTNYRLGLLGFLCLEDSTLGVPGNAGFKDVVMALKWVHENIRQFGGDPNNVTIFGQSSGAVTVHLLTLSPLSRGLFHKAIGSSGTALSPWAAGTRGVKQLASMMKLEGESEETVLNRLMALSGEEILKIQGNFFDIPYPYLHRLFGFVIEDPNEEAFLVEHPLDLIMAQKNYPVPYMTGFTTAETMHIVFFKDGEVDTYEEAIPWTFGYQEKTEESKAVAQKIKEFYLGNEEASKKNILKVDKMFTYPCVIYGMFVAALNNTRFPEAPVYLYRFSAETKLNYLKEFFDIKLPGCLHSDEIGYLFKGFATPKITKNSCEDLAMRRVVRMWTNFAKYGNPTPREDDELLGVVWNLTTKEEINILDIGKNLVLTRNFQNDEMKFWDKLFYESPSGRKYTQENLSVFFKRFTEMNLPEVTIHQGKLHGSIATDYGGNKYFKFQGIPYAKPPLGELRFKAPVAPEKWSGILAATKEGSPSFGRHPFKRNVLIGSENCLYLNVYTKNLHNESGAFHPVMFWIHGGMFVFGSGSAEMYGPDFLITEDVVVVTINYRLGLLGFLSLDNPTLGVPGNAGLKDIVMALKWVQKNIRQFGGDPNNVTIFGQSSGAAAFHLLTLSPMSRGLFHKAIGQSGSALNPWALGTRGVKQLASVMNLNGESEETVFERLMVLSGEEILKIQENIYDIPFPHLHRQFGFVIEDPNEEAFLVEHPFDLMIAQKNYPVPFMTGFVTAETLHFTFFRDGELDIFEEMVPWNFGYQKETEECKAVALKIKKFYLGDEEATKKNVLKVDQALADCGFIYGIYVTAINKADVSEPPVYFYRISVETKLNYLKEFFGINLPGCLHSDDIGYLFKGFTTPKIMKNSCEEMAMRRIVRMWTNFAKYGNPTPQEDDELLGVLWKPTTKEEINVLDIGKKLVLTKNFQNDKMKFWDKLFNDSPGGRKYTQ